The following coding sequences lie in one Nitrospirota bacterium genomic window:
- a CDS encoding DUF5752 family protein, with protein sequence MGRRAQTPFRFVSCMELREIMGVRAHDEQRLLELIEEVPLDSIYYHTHSYFLRHAYLRGLYPNDFATWVAVQVQDPILGERLAAIDPFEHEGLEALRAEIAGIVAEHLSRLKTIPRIVAGEPFEFIRSHVIEVDLGMEVWTLQEFRDGLARVEAGAIYNHVCEARMRKGRLPGDFACWFLAKEGLDMPELAEQVVKVGRLGLGLEGVRERVVRLCDQALAAR encoded by the coding sequence ATGGGCAGGCGCGCACAGACACCCTTCCGGTTCGTCAGTTGCATGGAACTGCGCGAGATCATGGGCGTCCGCGCCCACGACGAGCAGCGTCTATTAGAGCTGATCGAGGAGGTGCCGCTCGATTCGATCTATTACCATACCCACAGCTATTTCCTGCGGCACGCCTACCTCCGGGGCCTCTACCCCAACGATTTCGCCACCTGGGTCGCCGTCCAGGTGCAGGACCCCATCCTGGGGGAGCGGTTGGCCGCAATCGATCCGTTCGAACACGAAGGCCTGGAAGCCCTCCGCGCGGAGATCGCGGGCATCGTCGCGGAGCATCTGAGCCGGCTGAAAACCATCCCCCGCATCGTGGCGGGCGAGCCCTTCGAGTTCATCCGCTCGCACGTCATCGAGGTGGACCTGGGGATGGAGGTCTGGACGCTCCAGGAATTCCGCGACGGCCTGGCGAGGGTGGAAGCCGGCGCGATCTACAATCACGTCTGTGAGGCGCGCATGCGCAAAGGGCGCTTGCCGGGCGACTTTGCCTGTTGGTTCCTGGCCAAGGAGGGGCTGGACATGCCGGAGCTGGCCGAGCAGGTGGTGAAGGTGGGGCGCCTGGGATTGGGATTGGAGGGGGTCCGGGAACGCGTCGTGCGACTGTGCGACCAGGCGCTGGCGGCACGATAG